In Pseudobacter ginsenosidimutans, the following are encoded in one genomic region:
- a CDS encoding lysophospholipid acyltransferase family protein, which translates to MYYIVYGIFYLMSLLPMWFLYIISDILAVLVFVVLGYRRKVIMENIAIAFPEKSLAERKKIARKFYHNFVDNFIETIKLISASPEWINKRFQLDSDPFKKLYAEGRKVQLHLGHNFNWELANAFMPMHTDYEFLVVYMPIKNKAMDRLFMKLRTRTGSVMLPATNMRNAIVQYRHSQYMLALVADQAPGSPERAFWLNFFGRPTPFVKGPESGARVGNIPVVFADIYKTSRGRYRVRLEVGSENPHELPEGELTRRYIRFLEESIRKHPEMWLWSHRRWKHDWKEEYRKLWIDTDPVK; encoded by the coding sequence ATGTATTATATCGTTTACGGAATATTCTATTTGATGTCTTTGTTGCCAATGTGGTTCCTGTATATCATCTCGGATATACTCGCCGTATTGGTATTTGTGGTGCTCGGTTACAGAAGGAAAGTGATCATGGAGAATATCGCCATTGCGTTTCCTGAAAAATCACTGGCGGAAAGAAAAAAGATCGCCAGGAAGTTCTATCACAACTTCGTGGATAATTTCATAGAAACCATCAAGCTGATTTCAGCATCTCCCGAATGGATCAATAAAAGGTTTCAACTGGACAGTGATCCTTTCAAAAAACTCTATGCAGAAGGCCGCAAGGTTCAATTGCACCTGGGGCATAACTTCAACTGGGAACTGGCCAATGCGTTCATGCCGATGCATACTGATTATGAATTTCTGGTGGTGTACATGCCTATCAAGAATAAGGCAATGGACCGCCTGTTCATGAAGCTGCGTACACGCACGGGATCTGTTATGCTACCGGCCACCAACATGCGAAATGCTATCGTACAATATCGTCACAGCCAGTATATGCTGGCGCTGGTGGCAGACCAGGCGCCGGGGAGTCCTGAAAGAGCTTTCTGGCTCAATTTCTTCGGAAGGCCAACGCCATTTGTAAAAGGCCCTGAAAGTGGCGCCCGTGTAGGCAATATTCCCGTTGTATTTGCAGATATCTACAAGACCAGCAGGGGCCGCTACCGTGTGCGGCTGGAGGTAGGCTCTGAAAATCCCCATGAGCTGCCTGAAGGCGAACTTACCCGCAGGTATATACGATTCCTGGAAGAATCCATCCGCAAACATCCTGAAATGTGGCTCTGGAGCCATCGTCGCTGGAAACACGACTGGAAGGAAGAGTACCGCAAGCTCTGGATCGATACCGATCCGGTGAAATAA
- a CDS encoding RapZ C-terminal domain-containing protein → MIAVIDAIRDLCISMGEAPLDIEVLPQSGSDRRYFRLHLKGGTCIATYGNNIPENDTFMYFSEHFREKALPVPALIGWNEERTIYLQEDLGDISLLNKLEEEGLTDNVYALFKQSLHSLAQLQVKGHEGLDYTRCLTNQEFGKQAIMADLLYFKYYFLDALRKPYDKQKLIDDFEALSTYLTHTEYKYFMFRDFQSRNILIRESGNVFFIDYQGGMRGAPQYDAASMIWQARANLPDNWKERLLNDYIDSFEQTIGQPVDRAIFKSQYNGYVLIRLLQVLGAYGFRGLFERKAQFLTSIPQALNNLRWFIDNQSLGIAVPEFRKVLDICVSDEILERFTPLTATPETPLTIRVNSFSFRKGIPTDDSGNGGGFVFDCRGILNPGRQEEFKVLTGRDKEVKDYLEQQTRMPEFLNSVFDVVDITVEDYMKRGFESLVISFGCTGGQHRSVYAADALARHLRNKYKVPVVLQHVEQEAKNWVNNKY, encoded by the coding sequence ATGATCGCTGTAATAGACGCAATAAGAGACCTCTGTATCTCGATGGGCGAAGCCCCGCTGGATATAGAAGTGTTGCCCCAATCCGGTTCAGACCGCCGGTATTTCAGACTGCACCTGAAAGGCGGCACCTGCATCGCCACTTATGGTAACAATATTCCTGAGAACGACACTTTCATGTACTTCTCGGAACATTTCCGTGAAAAGGCGCTGCCCGTTCCTGCCCTGATCGGCTGGAATGAGGAAAGAACCATTTATCTCCAGGAAGACCTGGGTGATATCAGCCTGCTCAACAAACTGGAAGAGGAAGGGCTCACAGACAATGTGTACGCCCTGTTCAAACAAAGTCTTCACTCACTGGCGCAATTGCAGGTGAAAGGACATGAAGGCCTCGACTACACCCGTTGCCTCACCAACCAGGAATTCGGCAAACAAGCGATCATGGCCGATCTCCTGTACTTCAAATATTATTTTCTGGATGCACTTCGTAAACCGTACGACAAACAAAAACTGATCGACGACTTCGAAGCGCTCAGCACTTATCTTACTCATACGGAATACAAATATTTCATGTTCCGCGATTTCCAGAGCAGGAATATCCTCATCAGGGAAAGCGGCAATGTATTTTTCATCGATTACCAGGGCGGTATGCGCGGCGCTCCGCAATACGATGCCGCCAGCATGATCTGGCAGGCAAGGGCCAATCTTCCTGACAACTGGAAAGAACGCCTGCTCAATGATTATATCGATTCATTCGAGCAAACCATCGGGCAGCCGGTGGACCGCGCTATCTTCAAAAGCCAGTACAATGGTTATGTACTCATCCGCCTGCTGCAGGTACTGGGCGCTTACGGCTTTCGCGGCCTCTTCGAAAGAAAGGCGCAGTTCCTGACCAGTATTCCGCAGGCGCTTAACAATCTCCGTTGGTTCATCGATAATCAAAGCCTCGGCATTGCTGTGCCTGAGTTCAGGAAAGTGCTGGACATCTGCGTGAGCGATGAGATCCTCGAAAGATTCACACCACTTACTGCCACACCGGAAACGCCACTCACCATCAGGGTGAACAGTTTCTCTTTCCGTAAAGGCATCCCGACAGATGATTCCGGTAATGGCGGTGGATTTGTGTTCGATTGCAGGGGTATCCTCAATCCCGGCAGACAGGAAGAATTCAAAGTACTCACCGGAAGGGATAAGGAAGTGAAGGATTACCTGGAACAACAAACCAGGATGCCTGAATTCCTCAACAGCGTATTCGATGTGGTGGACATCACCGTTGAAGACTATATGAAGCGCGGGTTTGAGAGCCTCGTGATCAGTTTCGGTTGTACCGGAGGCCAGCACCGCAGCGTGTATGCAGCCGATGCGCTGGCCAGGCATCTTCGCAACAAATACAAAGTACCGGTTGTTCTGCAGCATGTGGAACAGGAAGCAAAGAATTGGGTGAATAACAAGTACTAG
- a CDS encoding nucleotidyltransferase family protein, whose product MQQPSAMIFAAGLGTRFKPWTDLHPKALAVINGKSLLQRNIEYLQHYGISNVVVNVHHFADQIIQAVNENKGWGSDISISDETDAVLETGGGLKKAAHFFSKTEGPVVIINVDILTDLDLGAMLSDHQTAQPLATLAVSDRTTSRYFLFDEYDTLAGWRNVTTGEEKISRAASTYVQKAFSGIHVIDPAMLPMIRQEGKFSMVDLYLQLAKTQPIRAFDHSGSRFIDVGKPDSVAKAEQLFP is encoded by the coding sequence ATGCAACAACCATCAGCCATGATCTTTGCCGCCGGCCTGGGCACCCGCTTCAAACCCTGGACGGACCTGCATCCCAAGGCATTGGCCGTGATCAATGGCAAATCCCTGTTGCAACGGAATATCGAATACCTCCAACACTACGGCATCAGTAATGTTGTGGTGAACGTGCATCATTTTGCTGATCAGATCATTCAGGCAGTGAATGAAAACAAAGGATGGGGAAGCGATATTTCCATCAGTGATGAAACCGATGCCGTGCTTGAAACAGGCGGCGGCCTGAAGAAAGCCGCACATTTTTTCAGTAAGACTGAAGGCCCTGTTGTGATCATCAATGTTGATATCCTCACCGATCTGGATCTTGGCGCCATGTTAAGTGATCATCAAACTGCCCAACCCCTTGCAACGCTGGCTGTGTCTGACCGGACCACCTCCCGATATTTTTTATTCGATGAATATGATACGCTGGCAGGATGGCGCAACGTTACTACCGGTGAGGAGAAGATCAGCCGTGCCGCCTCTACCTATGTTCAGAAAGCATTCAGCGGTATCCATGTGATCGATCCGGCCATGCTGCCCATGATCCGCCAGGAAGGCAAATTCTCGATGGTGGACCTATACCTGCAACTGGCCAAAACCCAACCCATCCGCGCTTTCGACCATAGCGGATCCAGGTTCATAGATGTGGGAAAGCCCGATTCCGTAGCTAAAGCAGAACAACTGTTTCCCTGA
- the nadB gene encoding L-aspartate oxidase — protein MQTDFLVIGSGIAGLTFALKAAKKYPDQKVTVITKTAADETNTKYAQGGIAGVTDFERDSFDKHIEDTLIAGDGLCNKAVVEIVVKEGVDRIQELIEWGAQFDKEADGDYKLGKEGGHGEFRILHHKDVTGKEIERAMLEAVAAHPNIEIIKHCFVLDLITQHHLGYLVTKSTPDIDCYGVYVLNLKTNEIETILAGTTLLATGGNGQVYRSTTNPNIATGDGVAMVYRAKGRIENMEFIQFHPTALYEPGVRGQSFLITEAVRGDGGILRNKKGEAFMERYDERKDLAPRDIVARAIDSEMKITGTEHVYLDVRHIPLEKFVEHFPNIYEKCKSIGIDVTKDMIPVAPAAHYSCGGIKTNEWARTSIRNLYAAGECASTGLHGANRLASNSLLEAMVFAHRAFLDCTQQRRSVNDFPPVPEWNATGTTDPKEMILITQSLKEVQQVMSDYVGIVRTNVRLQRAQKRLDLLWEETELLYQATTVSPQLCELRNMITASYLIVKGAQFRKESRGLHYNTDYPAKSRLVQNIVL, from the coding sequence ATGCAAACTGATTTTTTAGTGATAGGCTCCGGAATTGCAGGGCTCACCTTCGCTCTCAAGGCAGCCAAGAAATACCCGGACCAGAAAGTGACGGTGATCACCAAGACTGCCGCCGATGAAACCAATACCAAGTATGCACAAGGCGGCATCGCCGGTGTTACAGATTTCGAGCGCGACAGCTTCGACAAACATATCGAGGATACCCTGATTGCCGGAGACGGCCTCTGCAATAAAGCTGTGGTAGAGATCGTAGTGAAGGAAGGGGTAGACCGGATCCAGGAACTGATCGAATGGGGCGCACAGTTTGATAAGGAAGCAGATGGTGATTACAAACTCGGCAAGGAAGGCGGTCATGGTGAATTCCGCATCCTGCATCACAAAGATGTTACCGGAAAAGAGATCGAACGCGCCATGCTGGAAGCAGTGGCCGCACATCCCAATATCGAGATCATCAAACATTGCTTTGTACTGGACCTCATTACACAGCACCATCTTGGTTACCTCGTTACCAAATCCACTCCCGATATCGATTGTTACGGCGTGTATGTGCTCAATCTCAAAACGAATGAGATCGAAACTATTCTCGCAGGAACTACTTTACTCGCAACCGGCGGTAATGGACAGGTATACCGTTCCACTACCAACCCCAATATCGCAACTGGCGATGGCGTGGCAATGGTGTACCGTGCCAAGGGAAGGATCGAGAATATGGAGTTCATCCAGTTCCATCCCACCGCTTTGTATGAGCCGGGTGTACGCGGACAATCATTCCTCATCACAGAAGCCGTCCGCGGTGATGGTGGCATTCTCCGCAACAAAAAAGGGGAAGCGTTCATGGAGCGATACGATGAAAGAAAAGATCTCGCTCCCCGCGATATCGTGGCGCGCGCCATCGATAGTGAAATGAAGATCACCGGTACAGAACATGTATACCTGGACGTTAGACATATACCGCTGGAGAAATTCGTAGAGCATTTCCCGAACATTTATGAGAAATGCAAATCCATTGGTATCGATGTAACGAAAGATATGATCCCCGTGGCGCCCGCAGCACATTACAGCTGCGGCGGTATCAAAACCAATGAGTGGGCCAGAACCAGCATCCGTAATCTCTATGCAGCCGGAGAATGCGCCAGTACAGGATTGCATGGCGCCAATCGTCTTGCCAGCAACTCGCTGCTGGAGGCAATGGTGTTTGCGCATCGCGCCTTCCTGGATTGTACCCAGCAACGCAGATCAGTAAACGATTTTCCTCCTGTGCCGGAATGGAATGCCACTGGCACCACCGATCCCAAGGAAATGATCCTTATTACGCAAAGCCTGAAAGAAGTACAGCAGGTGATGAGTGATTATGTGGGTATCGTAAGGACCAATGTACGTTTGCAGAGAGCGCAGAAAAGACTGGACCTGCTCTGGGAAGAAACAGAACTTTTGTACCAGGCCACTACTGTTTCTCCGCAGCTCTGCGAATTGCGCAATATGATCACGGCGAGCTATTTGATTGTTAAGGGCGCGCAATTCAGGAAGGAGAGCCGTGGCTTGCATTACAATACCGACTATCCTGCCAAGAGCAGGCTGGTGCAGAATATAGTTTTATAA
- a CDS encoding lysoplasmalogenase, whose protein sequence is MKSANKRWLYLFLLDVMADLLAVYFGWTSMRYVTKPLLMLLLLGWFAAYYIQDKRGRMLVIWALIFSWGGDTLLLFTSESEYFFIGGLVSFLIAHIFYLLFFTRVKKQNRPGRPWNPLVVFLVLVYVGILFYILKPGTGSLKVPVLVYASVLGAMLLTAIHAFHFPAQLAGAFCVTGAMLFVISDSLLALDKFYSPFKAAPLLVMTTYCLAQLLLVTGSRKYLQSRNNS, encoded by the coding sequence ATGAAATCCGCCAACAAACGTTGGCTCTACCTTTTCCTGCTGGACGTGATGGCAGACCTGTTAGCCGTCTACTTCGGATGGACCAGCATGCGCTATGTGACCAAACCTTTGCTCATGCTGTTACTGCTGGGCTGGTTTGCGGCTTACTATATCCAGGACAAGCGCGGAAGGATGCTCGTTATCTGGGCGCTGATCTTCTCCTGGGGCGGCGATACGTTACTGCTCTTCACTTCCGAAAGCGAATACTTTTTTATAGGAGGCCTGGTGAGCTTTCTCATCGCCCATATATTTTATCTCCTCTTTTTTACCAGGGTGAAAAAACAAAACAGGCCCGGCAGACCATGGAACCCATTGGTGGTTTTCCTGGTGCTGGTGTATGTTGGCATCCTGTTCTATATCCTGAAACCCGGAACCGGCTCTCTGAAAGTTCCTGTGCTGGTGTATGCATCAGTGTTAGGCGCCATGCTGCTTACTGCCATTCATGCTTTTCATTTCCCGGCACAACTGGCCGGCGCATTCTGTGTTACCGGTGCAATGCTCTTTGTGATCTCAGACAGCCTGCTGGCCCTGGATAAATTTTACAGCCCTTTCAAGGCCGCCCCGCTCCTGGTGATGACAACCTATTGCCTGGCACAACTGTTACTGGTTACGGGAAGCAGGAAATATCTGCAATCCCGCAATAACTCCTAA